From Anaerolineae bacterium, the proteins below share one genomic window:
- a CDS encoding ABC transporter permease, protein MDLQSLASPTGLLIGALCGLVPLIIALRNRTPRPGILGFLACLLSGFACNVLGGLPMILLTVAVVVSYTYTDRDDPFLSRAALEEVDFEETFGAMVTRRLASLGRTIRAASRALVRNKAGFLGFLGLVFFFVLNVFGPMVIPYDGQPHFYDRRREGAINLFQGPSAEFPLGLDWQGRDILSHIVHGGRALIITSVQAGVITTVIAVILGAVAALIGGLLDQILNAIANFILTIPQFPLLVVLAGLISFEDRFFLAVLLGLLDWPTLMRAVRAQVLSLRERDYVEAAYALDLGLPHIVMREVLPQMISYIVINMIFSIRGAMYAIVGLVFLGMVPFTEPDWGVMIFMGRSQGALFSAEAASMLLSPVVAVALFQLSLVLFTRSLEEVFNPRLRAGL, encoded by the coding sequence GTGGACCTGCAAAGCCTTGCCAGCCCCACCGGCCTGCTCATCGGCGCTCTATGTGGCCTTGTGCCGCTGATCATCGCCCTCCGCAACCGAACACCCCGGCCTGGCATCCTCGGCTTCCTGGCCTGCCTGCTGAGCGGGTTTGCCTGCAATGTGCTGGGCGGGCTGCCGATGATCCTGTTGACGGTTGCCGTAGTTGTTTCCTATACCTACACCGATCGGGATGATCCCTTTCTGTCACGGGCCGCCCTGGAAGAAGTGGATTTTGAGGAAACATTTGGCGCGATGGTCACCCGTCGCCTGGCCAGTCTCGGTCGTACTATCCGCGCAGCCAGCCGCGCCCTGGTCCGTAACAAAGCCGGGTTCCTGGGCTTTCTGGGATTGGTGTTCTTCTTTGTTCTAAACGTCTTTGGGCCGATGGTGATCCCTTATGATGGCCAGCCACACTTCTATGATCGCCGGCGCGAAGGCGCGATCAACCTGTTTCAGGGGCCATCGGCGGAATTCCCGCTGGGGTTGGACTGGCAGGGGCGCGATATCCTCTCGCATATTGTGCATGGCGGGCGTGCTCTGATCATCACCTCGGTGCAGGCGGGTGTGATCACCACGGTCATCGCCGTGATCCTGGGGGCCGTCGCCGCCCTGATCGGCGGCCTGCTTGACCAGATTCTCAACGCTATCGCCAACTTTATCCTGACCATCCCGCAATTCCCGTTACTGGTGGTCCTGGCCGGGCTGATCAGCTTTGAAGATCGCTTCTTCCTGGCGGTGCTGCTGGGCCTGCTGGATTGGCCGACTCTGATGCGCGCCGTCCGCGCCCAGGTGCTCAGCCTGCGCGAACGCGATTACGTAGAAGCCGCCTATGCCCTCGATCTGGGTCTGCCGCATATCGTCATGCGGGAAGTCCTGCCGCAGATGATCAGCTACATCGTCATCAACATGATCTTCTCCATCCGCGGGGCCATGTACGCCATCGTCGGGCTGGTCTTCCTGGGTATGGTGCCATTCACCGAACCGGACTGGGGCGTGATGATCTTCATGGGCCGTTCCCAGGGCGCGCTATTCTCGGCGGAGGCAGCCAGCATGCTGCT